From Gammaproteobacteria bacterium:
CACGCACAGCACCCGGGATATGGACAAGCTGGAGGCAATCAGGTGGCGGCCCCGAACCACCGGCGCGCCGGTGCTGGAGGACGCGCTGGCGTATTTCGACTGTAGGCTTCGGTTCACACGCCGCACGGGCGACCACGTGTTGATCACAGGCGAAGTGATCGACGGCACCATTCTCAAACCGCGCGCCACACCGATGACGTATGCACAAACCGGCGACCTCGACGGCGCAAGCGATCTCTATCCGGCGCGCTTCCGCGCCGGATAGTACTGATTCGGGCGGGTTAAAACACTCGGAACTGTCGTGCCGGTTACGGCAACGCCGATGCCGCCATCAACAGCAGCGATCGCCCGGGAATATCGATCTCTTCGCCGCTGCTATGGCCGGTCTCCTGCGCCGCGTTCGCGCCATCCTGCGTGTCCAGCAGCCGACGCCAGCCCGTAGAATCGCCGTTCGACGGCAGACTGAAGGTGACCGTGTCGTGATACGAATTGAATATGATCAACAGCGTGCGTTCGCCCTCGTTGCGCTCGAACGCCGGGTCCTGGATTTCGCTGCCGTCCAGCAGTAAACCGATGCAGCGCACCCCCGCGTCCTGCCACTGCTCGTCCGTCTGCTCGTCGCCCGATGGATTGATCCAGCGGATGACCATGCCGTCGCGATAGCTGGCCCGATGCAGCAGCGGCTGTGTGCGGCGCAGCTTGATTGCACGGCGCACGAATTCGGTGAGCGCCTGGTCATCATCGTCGATGTCGGCCCACTTCATCCAGCTTGTTTCGTTGTCCTGACAGTAGACGTTGTTATTGCCGTCCTGGGTCTGGCCGAACTCGTCGCCGGCCAGCAGCATCGGCGTGCCGTGGGAAAGAAACAAGGTGGCGAGAAAATTGCGCTTCTGCCGCGTGCGCAATGCGTTGATCTCGGCATCGTCAGTCGGCCCCTCGGCGCCGCAGTTCCAGCTTTGATTATCGTCGCTACCGTCCTGATTATTTTCGCCATTGGCTTCGTTATGTTTTTCGTTATACGACACCAGGTCGTTCAAGGTGAAGCCATCGTGCGCGGTAATGAAATTGACGCTGGACCATGGACGCCGGCCGAATTTGTCGTACATGTCGCCGGAGCCTGTGACTCTCGTCGCGAATTCCG
This genomic window contains:
- a CDS encoding flavin reductase, with translation MSERMATLFRTLTSGVYVIGAAHKGKTSAFTAAWVMQLSFKPPMLGFSVNPDNFSYSLIKAGKVFSVNVLEQGSMDMARLLGTHSTRDMDKLEAIRWRPRTTGAPVLEDALAYFDCRLRFTRRTGDHVLITGEVIDGTILKPRATPMTYAQTGDLDGASDLYPARFRAG